In Gemmatimonadaceae bacterium, the sequence TGCGCTGTGCCATCGTCGATTCGGGGACAAGGAATGCCCTGGCGATTTCCGCGGTCGTGAGTCCGCCCACCGCGCGGAGCGTCAGTGCGATCGCCGACGGGGGCGTGAGGGACGGATGACAACACATGAACAGCAGCCCCGGTGAATCATCGTCCTGCACCGCCGGCTCGTCCGGGGCCGGCGCGAACGGCGCGTCGATCGCCTCCTGTGTCGCCGCGGCCTCCTCGCGCCGGCGGCGTGCCGCCTCGCTCCGCCAGTGATCGCTCAGTCGCCGAGACGCCACCTGATAGAGCCAGCCGCGCGGGTTCTCCGGGACACCGTCGGCCGGCCACTGCGACGAGGCGGCAATCAGCGCCTCCTGCACCGCATCTTCGGCCGCCGCGAAGTCCCCATGACGGCGCACGAGCACGCCGAGAATCTGAGGCGTGAGATCGCGAAGCAGGTGCGTCACATCGGCACCCGCGTGCAAGGCGCTCACCCCTCGGTACGCGGCGCGCTCATGACCTGTCGCACCTCGATCGCCATGTTCAGCGGCTGTCCGCCCTTTCCCGGCGCGGCCGACGCCTTTGCCGCCAGCTCCCACGCGCGCTCCACGCGATCCACATCCACGATCCAGTAGCCCGCGAGGAACTCCTTGGACTCCGGGAACGGTCCATCCGAGACGACAGGGAGCCCGTTGCTGCCCGCGCGCACGATGCGCGCCTCACCGGGAGACGCCAGTCCCTCGGCCGCGACAAACTCACCCTGCTCGACGAGGTCCTTGTTGTACCGGTGCATGAACGCAATGTGCGCCGTGATATCGTCAGGCGACCAGCTGGAAATCTGGTGGTCGGCGTTCGCGCGGCCAGGCGCGTGCATCATCATCATGAACTTCATGTCGACACTCGGTGATCAGTGATGGTGAAGCTGCCTGGGATTCTGGTGTTCGCGGCTACGAACGCGGCAGCGGTGGAATCGTGATCGTTGCCGGCGAGGCCGCGAGCGCTTCGTAGGCACACAGGACGATCTCGAGGTCGCGACGGGTCGCCGAGGCGGGAAGCGATGGCGCGCGCTCCTCGACGATCGCGCTCAGGAACTCCCGCATCTCGCCCTGATAGCCGGTACGGATCGGCCCGCGCAGGCGCGTACGGACGCGTTGGTGCTCAGGCTTCATCAGGCGATCGCGCAGCGCGTAGGGTCGCACGTACGAAAGCAGGCGCGTGAGCGGACGCATCGCGGCCGGAAACCAATCGACGCAAGGATCGTTCGGCCAAAGGTGGATCGTGCCGCGATCGCCGAGCACGACAAGGTCCGGCAGGTGGCCGCGACTCGTGGCCCAGCTCGTGAGCAGGTGCGCCTCCCATCCCAATCGGCTGGCGAACGTGACCTGTGCGCTGTCCTCCGCTTCCATGCGCACATCGATCTGCATCGCACGCGAGGCACGGACCGCGTCCGGCTCACCCATGAGCAGCCGAAGGGCATGCACATAGTGCACGCCGATGTCCATGAGAACGCCACCACCCATTCGCTCACGTTGGGCCGCCCAGCCTGTGCTTCGGCGGTACCCGCCCGCGTGGGCCAGCAGGTAGAGCGGCTCGCCAATGTCCCCCTGCCGGATGCGCCTGACCGCCTCCGCGATGCCGGGCCGAAAATGCATGTCTTCGGCGCACATCAGGATGGTTCCCGCGCGTCGGGCGGCATCGATCATCGCGTCGGCATCGGCCAGCGACGTGGCGATCGGCTTTTCCACGAGGGCGTGTTTCCCTGCTACGGCCGCGCGCTGCGCCGCGGAGGCATGGAGATCATGGGGGATGGCGAGCGTGAGACCCTGGATGCGCGGGTCGGCGAGCGCGGCGTCGAGGCCGGTGAAGTGGCCCGCAAGCCCCAGTTTGGCAGCCAGGCGCGCCGTCCGGTCGGCATCGCGGCCGCAGAGATAGAGGCGCGCCGACGGGTTGGCCTCACGCAGCAACCGGAGGTGGAAGGTGCCCCACCCCAGCCCCACCACGCAGATATGCATCTCGCGCCGCAGCACCGCGGGCGCACGGCTCGGCGCGATGGCGCGTCCGGTGTCTGAAGCACCGTGCGCGAGCACGCGAGCGGCCTGTTCGAGCGTGACTCCGCCCTCGTCGAACGTGCGCCTGGCAATGTCGGGGGGTGGCGGCGGTCGCAGGCGTGAGCGCGCCTTCCTGAGCAGATGCCAGAGCCCCGTCTCCGCGAGCACGCGCCTGAACGTGTGACTCAACACCGGAAACCGGCTCTGTGTGCCCGAGATCCGCGAGAACATGAGCGGGCGCTCGCCGCGCCGCCGCGCATTCGGCACCGCGTCGATCACGCGGCCCACGATGAGCGTGTGATCGCCCACGTCATGGATGGATTCCACCTCGCAGAATACGCTGCGCAGCGCGGCGGGCAGCCACGCCACGCCGTGCCGCTCCTCCAGGTCGACGTCGAGCACCGCCGCCTTGGTTGGTTCGCGGCGTCGGAGGCCCATGAGGCGGAGCCCGAGGTCGCGATCGGCAGCCCCAAGCACGTTGACCGCAAAGCGACCGGTGCGGCGGATGTTGCCCACGATCGGATACAGCGCGTTCGGGTTGATGGCCACCCGGGGCGGTGTGACGCTGACGTGGGCGAATGTCGCCGTGAGATAGACCTCGGCATCCTCCACACTCCCCGAGGAGAGCACCGCGCACACGTTCTGCGTGCGCGTGTCCCAGATGTCACGCGAGGGCCAGCGCATCATCCGCGCAGATCGGCCACGAGGAGGTGACGCCGGAACTTCCGCCGGCTGTCGAACTCGCCAAAGAGGATCGTGCCGAGAAAGATCGTGTGATCCCCCACGGGAATTCGATCGTAGACCTCGCACGCCGTGCAGGTCAACGCGCCATCGAGGAACCAGAACGGGCTCCGGGGCGCGCGGAGGGAGAGGCCGGCGCACTTGTCCAGCTCGCGCCCCGACACGGTGCCACAGGTGCGCGCGACGTCGCCCTGGTCGGCGGCGAGCAGTGACAGGCTGAAGGTGCCACCAACGAGCAGGAGTTCGTGCGTGCGACTCGTGGTGGCGACGGAAACCCACAGTGCCGTCGGGTGGTGCGCCAGCTCCGAGAAGCACGAGACCGTCATGGCGTTGCGTTCGCCGCCGGTCTCCGTCACGAGTAGTCCAACAACGCCATCGAGGAGGGCGCCCTCTACGTACGGAGACTTCATGCCGATCGGGTGGCCATGTGGCGCAATCTGCACAACGAATTGCAGGCCTTCAACCTCGGCTAACGGCGGGTTGTCACTCGCGCCAGATGCAGTACACCGCCTTCCTCTGCACGGTACCGGGCCGCAAGCTGCGCTGAGCCCGGACTACCGCGGCCACCCCTCCTGCGGCAGGCGGGTTGTGATCCGCAACGCGTTCTGGAAGTACACCTTCTTGAGCACCTCGTCAGGCAGGTCGATCCCGTAAAGCTTCCAGAACGCGTGGTAGTCGCGATAGTAGTCGAAGTAGTCATCGCGCGTCTCGAAGACGCGCCAGTAGTACGGGTACTCTTCCGGTTGGAACGAGTCCTTGCCGAAGAGGATGCGGTCCTGGAACCTGACGAAGAAGTCGTGCGCCGCCCGTGGTTGGCGACCGATGTCGTAGAGGACCGCACCAACTTCGGAGTACAGGTTGGGGTTTCCGTCCATCATTCGCCCGAGACGGGCGAGATCGTTGGCATGCCAGCCCAGGTGCGCGATCACGAACGTCGTCTTCGGGTTGCGCCGGACGAGGTTGTCGCGCTCCTCCATGAGCTGCTCGAACGACGGATACTGATCCGCCGGATAGCGCCGCCCGGGAAACAGGGCCAGCTCGAGCCAGCGCTCGTTGTTGTAGTCGATGGGCTGCCAGAACTCCTGCGGGTCTGCGGTATGAATAAAGACCGGAAGTCGCAGCCGTGCGGCCGCGGCCCACACGGGATCCAGTTCGGGATCGTCGATGCGCAGCCGTGTTCCATCGGCCTTTCGCGTCGAGAGGCCAAAACCCTTGCCGATCTCGCCGATCCCCACGGCCCCTGCCGCAACATCAGCCTCGAGCTGCTCGACCGCCTTCGCCGCCCAGCCCGGCCCCACGTTCCGAAAGTCGATGCCGGTCAGGATGCGTACGCGATCCTTCATCGTGGGCGACGCCTTCACCAGGTCTATCTGCCGCTTGAGCTGATCGCCCGACGTGTTGTTCGCGGCGATGATCATTCGCACGTTGAGGCCATCCAGCGCCTGGCCGAGCTGCGCCAGTCCCTCGGCGCTCTGCAGGTACGCACCGCCGGGGTGTCCGTGGTAGTCGATGGCCGGGAACTTTGCCTTCGGCACCGGATGCTCCGGCGCCTTGAGCGTGTTGCGCGGCCGATAGTCCACGATGCTCGGCGCGGGCATGGTGGGGGCCTGGCAGTTGCGCGGACGCACCTCGGTCATCCCGGCCGGGCACTGTTCTCCCGGCTTGATCTGTGTCCCCTGCCCACCGCCCACCTGCGCGAACGGGACCCGGGGGACAGCGACCATCGAAGCGAGCAGGACGAGGTGGTGCGCGCGCATGGAGGCTCCGCGAAAGGAGGAAACGAATCGCTGAAATCAGGTCTGTGGTCAGGCCCGGCGGAAGCTCCAACGGTACCGCCGGCACGGACCCATCATGTGACCAAGGGCTTGAGGCTGGACGAGCCGTATGCCTTCAACGCCGTACCCGCGGTAGCTTCCCATCGGTCCCTTCACAATGGCGTTGACACATGAATGCACTGGACTTTCTGGGAGCGCGAAGGTGAGTCCTGCGCCATCGGCTGCCTCGGTCCTGGGGCTCGCGATCGGTGCGCTCATGGCGGTACTGGGCGTGACGATCGCCCTGCGCCTCCTTGCCCTTGGCCGCGACCCGCTCACCGGCACGGCGGGGCTGGACTACGCGTTCTCAGCGTTCTTCATCCTTCGTGGCGCCCTCCAGTACCGTCGCTGGCGGCTCGCGCGCGAGCGCGCCGAGCCTTTCTAGCCAGGGGAGTCAGGCTGCCGGAGGCACTGGCGCGTGGCGACGCGACGATCGTGGCTGACGGCGGGAGGCTCGCGCGGCCCTCCGCGTTGCGCCTTTCCCTTGAATGCTGGACGCAGCACTTCAGCGATGTGAAATGCTGAGCAGGCCAGGGTCCGGTGTCTGCACGGAGCATCTCAGACTTGCCGAGGTGAAAGTCAGCCTCACACGATGTGTCTGATCTGAAGCGCCGCGTACGGCGCCTAACGTCGAATTCCGTCCCCGCGTGTGAAGAACCCCGGCAACGACACGGGCGCCACACCCGTGATCGGCGCGCTGCCGAGCAGGGCGGCTGCCGCGGCGCGTTCACTGGCGTCTGCTACCGTGTAGGTCACCAGGTAGGCAGCCGCTGACGGCACCTGACGAATGAGATAGGGGTTGCCGAAGGCCACGAACGCGACCCGCGCACCGCCGACTGCGGAGTCGGCGCGTGCGATGTTGGCCAGCCACGTGGCGATGGGCGTGGGAATGGCGGGCCGCCCTTCGCCCTCGATGCGTCGCACGTAGGCGGCGATCACGATGCGTTCGGCGCGGGTGATCGCCGGTGCAAGGGCGTCGAGCTGTGATTGGGCCGTTTGAGGCGAGATCCGAACGACACGCACCGTGCTGTCGGCGGCCCGCATGGCCGACGAGAACACCCGTCCCGCGCGCAGCTCCGTCTCCGGGAGATACTGAATCACGAGGGTTCTTCGCGGCGCGAGGGGCACGAGCGATCCGCGATTCCGAAGCAGCGTGATGGCGCGCTGGGCGATGTCGGCGGCCAGTGCGCGATGGGCCGGGGAGCCAACCACCGCGCGCAGCGTGTCGAGCGGAACCTGGGGATGGAACGCCACGCCGCTTCGCGCTTTGAGTTCGAGCACTCGCCGGACGGACTGATCGATGCGCTCCCGCGAGATCACGCCGCGTTCAACCGCCGAGAGGACCGCGTCGATGGCCCGTGTCGGGTCGCCGGGCTTGAGCAGCACATCGGCACCGGCCTGCACGGCGAGTACGCTGCTTTCGGCGACTCCATAGCCCTTGCCCACGCCGTCCATGGTCATGGCGTCCGTGATCGCGACTCCGCGGAAGCCGAGCGAGTCCCGCAGAAGACCGGTCATTACCCGTGGTGCAAGGGTTGCGGGCGTGCCCGAATCCATGATGGCCGGGAGCGCGATGTGCGCCGACATCACCATTGGAACGCCGGCAGCGATCGACGCGCGGAACGGCGCCAACTCCACGGTGCGGAGTCGCGCCCAGTCGGCGTGCACCACGGGGAGCCCGACGTGCGAGTCAACGTCGGTGTCGCCGTGCCCCGGGAAGTGTTTCGCCGTGGCCACGGCCCCGGCTTCCAGCGACCCTTGCACAAACAGGGCTGAGAGGCGCGCGACACGCGCCGGATCCTCTCCGAACGATCGCGTGTTTATGACGGGATTGGAGGGATTGTTATTGACGTCGACGGTGGGAGCAAAGTTGATGTGGATGCCGACAGCTCTGGCTTCCTCACCAATGGCCCGCCCGACGTCGCGGGCATCTTCATCGCGGCCGGTCGCGGCGATGGCCATCGCCGTCGGAAAGACCGTCGCGCCGCCGGCATCCAGGAGGTAGTGCGTGAACACGCCACCCTCCAGCCTGCCTAACGACGGCTCGAGGTCAGCCGACGCGAGCAAGGGCACGGGCGCGAGGTGCTGGAAGGCGTTGAGCTTGGTCGCGACCTCCATCGGCGTGCCGAGCGACATGCTCACCTGTCCGATGCCATCGTCCACGATCCAGCGCCGCACCTCGGCAAACGTCGAATCGCCGGTACTCGTGTAGTCGCCGAGTACCCAAACCGCGACCATCTGGCCGATCTTCTGCCTGAGCGTCAGCGATTGCAGCGTGCGATCGACCCAGTCGCGCTGGGCCCGCGTGAGCGGAACGCGAGGATCCAGCGAGGAGGCGGCCTGGACGGGCGCAACGCCCGCCGGAACGCTCGGCGCACACGCGAGGGCCGACGCGGTGAACACGCCATGCATCACGCGCCTTGTCCACCATGCTCGACGCCCGCGACTATGCTGCGTCTCGGACAGGGGCCACGGCCCGCCATGATCAGGCGTACGCGTTGACCATGGGCCCGAGCACGCACGGTCAGGAGTGCCGGTTCGCGTTGGTCTCATATCCGCAAATGGTACAAGGCGGCGCGGGCCGCGACCACACGGCCGGTGCGGACGGGTCTGGTCGGTGTCCCGCTTTCGGAGCCGTGGCAGGAGTCGTTGCTGTCGCGTACGGAGGACGATTCGTCAGGTCGACTGTGGGCGCGTCGGGCGCGTCGCGGGCACGCCCGAAGGTCCCGCGATCAGGCGGGTGGCACCGGCGTCGTCAGCGGACCCGGTCGATCACACACGAACGTCGCAGTGAAGTGCGCCGAGTCCGTTGCGCTCGCATTTGCGCCCACCTGGTGGATGTCGGTGGGGCGCTCGAAGAAGACCTGCCCCGCGGTGTACACCGAGTCCGGCTCGCCACGGACGCCCATGCGCATGGCACCGCTCACAACGTAGACCGTGACCGCGCACCCATGCCGATGGGGCGTCGATCCGCCACCGGGCCCGTATCTCACGTCCACGACCTTCACGTTGAGCTGCCGACCATCCATCGCCGGCAGCGCGCGGTCGAAGATGACCGCACTCTTCGCTCCCTGGGCCTTCGCGAAGGAGGTCACGACCGCGGCCACCACGAGGGCAAGGCCGGCAGCCGAACGCACGGGGAGAATACGTCGACGCATGAGGGGCGGCATCCGGAGGAGAAGACTCCTGATGATGCCGCCCCCGCCGCTCGATGTCCAACGTCGTCCGCCCGCAACGGACCCGGGAGACGCTATCGGATCTCCGCACCACTGCGGTAGTAGTCGCCCAGCAGGTGTTCGGCGAAGTACTCCATCATCGCGCGGTTGAAGTACGGCTGATAGTCCCCGTATCCGTGCGGCTTGCCGGGCAACAGCATGAAGTCGAACCGTTTGTTGGCCTTGATGAGGGCGTTCACGAGCCGGATCGTGCCTCCGGGATGCACGTTGTTGTCCATGTCTCCCGTGGCGAGCAGGATCCTGCCCTTGAGGTTCGGGGCCAGCTCGATGTTGGTGGGCACCTTGATCTCGTATCGGACGCTGTCATCGACGATCGTGGTGTCGAGCGTGACGGGTGCCCCGCCCACGCCGCTGCCGGAGGCGGCTCGGCGTCCGCGCGCCGCGCCGGAGCCGGCCACCACCGCCTTCAGGCCGTGATACTGCTCGCTCCAGTTCTGATTGTAGATGTTGTTGTCGTGGTTTCCCGAGCTCGACACACCGACCTTGAAGAACTCGTTGTACGGCGGAAGCATCAACGCCGCTCCGGTAAGGAAGCCGCCGCCCGAGTGTCCGTAGATCCCGACCTTCTCGATGTCGATGAACGCGTGGCGCGCCGCCAGCTGTTCGATGCCTGCCTTCTTGTCGGCGAGGGCGTAGTCGCGGAGGTTGAAGTACGAGAAGTTCTGATACGCATTGGAGCGCAGCGGATTCCCTCCCCGGTTGCCGATCTGGATCACGATGAATCCGAGCTGCGCCAACTGCTGCTGCGTGCCACCCGGGTTGAACGCGACGTTCACCTGCTCCGTCTGCGGGCCGGGATACACGCTGGCGATGATCGGATACTTCTTCGTCGAATCGAAGTCGAAGGGTTTCCACATGTTGCCGTAGATGTCGGTCACCCCGTCGGCGGCTTTCACCACGAACGTCGTGGGCGGCTTCCATCCCATCGACGTGAGCTGGGAGAGATCCATCTGCTCGAGCGGCATGACCACGCGGCCGGTGACGTCGCGCAACACCGACGTCGGCGGGAGGTCAGGGCGCGACCAGCTGTCGACCACGAACTTCTTGCTGGGTGAGATCGTGAAGCTGTGGTCTCCGTCTCCTTCGTCGAGCCGACTGAAGCCCGAGCCGTCAGCATTCACCTTGTAGAGGTGGCGCTGGTACACGTTCTCGCCCGGCTCCCGCCCCACCCCGCTCACGTAGATCACCCCCGCGGTCGAGTCGATCTGCGGGATCTGATCGGCGCGCCACGCGCCCGCGGTCAACGGCCGACGGTACGCGCCGTTGTGGTCGTACAGGTAGTAGTGGCCCCAACCGGAGCGCTCCGACCACCAGACAATGTCACCGCCGGCCTTCGCATACCGGGGCGGCTGCCATTCGAGATTGGCGTTCTCCACGGACTCGGTGATCAGCACCTTGATCGCGTTGCTCGCCAGGTCGACTTCGATGAGCTCGAGCGCACGCTGCGGGCGATCGCGGCGCACCACGCGCAACGCCTGCGATCCGGTGGCGAAATGCACGTTGAGGAGCCGCTGGTCCTTCCACTTGCGAACGTTGACGGGCCTGACCGACGACTCGCCGCGACGGAACGCGTACAGCTCCGTCTGGGCCACGTTCTCCTCGCCGGGCATTGCGTAGGTGTATGAACTGAGCGTTGGACGCGGTTCGGCGAGCACGTTCACGAGATACAGTTCCTTGACCTTGCGCTGGTCCTGGCGCTGCACGGCAAACGCGCGCGAGTCCGGGGACCACACGACGTTCGCGCGAACGCGCGGGTCGCGGTTCCGCCCGCCCTGGCCTTGCGTGGAATCGTCCTGCTGCACCTGCGTGGTGTCGCGAAAACCGAACGAGCGATTTTTTTCGCCATCCGTCGAGATCTTCACCGTATCCGACCTGCCCTTCTCGACCAGATACAGGTTGTGATCTCTCGCAAACACGAACGCGGTCGAGTCGGGGGACCAATTGCGGAAGTCGCCTTGCGGGGGGCCGAATGGGCCGCCACCCCCACCGCCACCGCCGCCCTGCTGCCGCTCCTCGCGCTCCTCGTCAGGCGGAATCGAGTCCCCGCGCGGTGGCCGTCCGATATTGCGAATCGTCTCCCCCGCCAGACTCCACTCGTAGCGCGTGGAGTCCACGGTGAATCGGATGTTGCGGTGGTCCCTGGTGAACGAGACCGTCGCAAACGGCAGGCGATTGGGGTCGTACGGCCGACGGTGGGCCGTGGCCAGTGCGGCCGCGAGCTTCACGTGATCGAAGAGCGGCCGCTTGACGCGCGTGGGCGGATATACGAGGTAGAACGTGTTGCCCGTGCGATCGCGCCAGTTGTACCACAGCGAGTCGCTCCGGCCGATGAACCGCGCCTGCACCGTGGTGCTGTAAGTGACGCGGCGCATGGTTTCGGCATTGAACTTCTCCGCCAGTTCCCAGTTGGCGCGCGCGCCGGGCGCGCGCACGGTCTGGGCCGGGAGCAGCGCCGGCGCAAACAAGGCAAGCGCCACGGCGAACACCGGGCGGCAGGGAATCGTGGGATGCATGGTGCAGGACCTCGGGACCGGGAGGAGTTGGGCGTGGCCGCGTGGCAGGTCGGCGGCGCAACCGCACAGATGTGCCACGTTGCACAGCGCCCGTCCAGTGGCCCATGGCACCGCTCGTGCGGATCTCGGGGCGAGACAGCGCCGCACAACGCCCCGACGCACCTCCCCGGTTCGCGATGTCGCCGAGCTGGTCGATCCCCGGCGATCGCCGCCTGCCCGCCGGCGAAGGTGATCCTCGCGAGTTTCGACGGGACCAGGACCTTCCGGTCGTTACCGCTGCGCGCCGGGGCCTGACGCGCCGCAAGACCGCGCATCGAGAGCCTAACGAGTCGACCGGCGGTGCGCGTGCGCGACGACTCGGCGGCCGATGAAGGTCCCCACGCCCGCCCCCACGATCACGTCACTTGCCCAATGCCGGTCCTCGTACATCCGCGATGCGCCAATGGCCACGGCCCCGGCATAGAGAAGCGGACGAACGATGCGTGCCGCCCTGGGACGCGACCGCCCAAGTTCGGCGCTGAACGCCGACGCGGCCGCAAACGCCACCGTCGTGTGCCCCGAAGGCATCGACGACCAGTCCTCCTTGTATCCACGGAACGGCGCGAACTCGTCACCGTCGGCAACGATCGCGTAGGGTCGGGCCCGCCCCACCACGTACTTGATCGCGCTCGTCACCACGCCGCCGAGCGCGATGGCTTCCGTCGCGTGCCACCCGGCGTCAGTCAACCCGGGCCGGTCGGTCGCCCAACCCGCCACGGACACACCCGCGGAGAGGATGAGCGCGCCGTAACTGCTCCCGACCACTCGGGCGACATCCGCCGTGCGCGCCATGGCGCGATCGCTCTGCAGGCGCGGCGACTGCATCGAGTGCTTGAGGCGATTGTCGAACGGACCCACGAGCGTCGCGCCGAACAGCGCCCCCAGGACGACGGTCCCCTCGAACCGGGGGCGCCACTCGCGGCCGGTCGCCACCGAGTCCTGCGCGGCAACCGGCATGTTCAGCAGTACGACGCTCGCAGCAACGACAGCAGTTCCCCAGCTCATGCGCACGAGTCGGTGCGGGATACCCGATAGTACCACGTCCGGGGGCAATTGGCACGACCCACCATCGCGACATGCTTGTCGGTGGTGCGCGCCACGTGAATGGATGGTCCGAAGTGCAGCGGAGTTCCACGGATCATCCGGCGCCTCCACGATCCGGACCTCCGCCCCACCGAGGTCGACGGGCGTCGGATCGGCATCGCACGCGTTCCGGACGCACGCGTCGCGCATCGTTAGGTCGCCTTCCTTGTGAGCGCGCACCAGCGCCGGTACGTTCTCACGCCATGACCCCACGCAACGTCGCCGCGATCGGCCTGACCCTGGTGTCCCTGGGCCTCCTCTGGCCCGGCCTGACGGACCCGGTCCTCACCATCACCGCGTCGATCACGGTCCTCGGCCAGACGCGCGAGGTGTTCCGGCAAACCCAGAGCATCGTGGAGTCGGTGCAGAACCTGCATCGCGCCGGCAACACGTTTGTAGCCGGACTGATCCTCCTGTTCAGCATCACCGTGCCGCTCATCAAGGTCGCCCTGCTGGTCGCCATGCTTGCCGTGCGCCGTACGGCGTCCAGGCGCCGCCTGCACGCCATCGTCAACTCGGTCAGCAAGTGGGCCATGGCCGATGTGTTCGTGGTCGGCGTCTTCATCGCCTACCTGGCGGCGAGGGCCACCGACAACCTCGGTGCGGTGGCCGAGCGCGGCTTCTACTTCTTTGCCGCGTATTGCCTCACGTCGAACCTCGCGTTCCAGCTCCTCGAGGTCCCGGTCGATCACGCGTCGTGAATCTCAGAGATTCCGCCGCGTGAGTTCTTCCACCGCATGGTGGCACGCGCGTGCCGTGAGTGCCATGTAGGTCAGGGAGGGATTCTGGCAACCGCTCGACGTCATGCACGCGCCGTCCGTGATGAACAGGTTGGGCACGTCCCACGCCTGGTTCCAGCCGTTGAGCACCGACGTCCGGGCATCGCGGCCCATGCGCGCCGTGCCCATCTCGTGGTTGGCGTTCCCCGGAGTACTGGGGCCACGCGTGGACTGGACGATGTTGCGCGCGCCTGCCGCCTCGAGCAGTTCGGCCGCCGCCACGTTCATGTCGCGATGAATGGCCAGCTCGTTGTCGCTCCAGGCACAGGTGATGTGGAGTGACGGGATGCCCCACGCGTCGACGAGCGACGGATGGACGGTCGCCCGGTTCGTCGGCCTCGGGAGCATTTCGCCGTAGCCGTTGAACGCCATGGTCCACGGCCCCAGTTGCGTGAGCCGCGCCTTGAGAGCGACACCGATGCCCGGCGCACGGAGCGCGGCCTGCCACCCGGCCCGATTCGCGCCGCCCTGGAATCCGAAACCACGCACGAAGGCCGCCTTGTTGCCGCCGATGTTCCGGAAACGGGGCACGTAGATGCCGTTGGGCCGCTGGCCGATCACTTCGCGATCGGACCACTGCGCAAACTCGCCCGACGCACCGCCGTTCTTGATGTGGTCCATGAGGTTGCGACCCACCTGGTCGCTCGAGTTCGCGAGGCCACCAGGGAACTCGCGGGTCGCCGAGTTGAGCAGCAGCCGCGCCGTCTCGATCGCCGAGGCGCACAGGAACACCAGACGGCCGGTGAACTCCAGCTCCGCACGCGACTGCGCATCAACGACGCGAACGCCGGTCACGCGCCGTCGCGCGGGATCGTAGACGAGCCCACGCA encodes:
- a CDS encoding phosphatase PAP2 family protein, which codes for MSWGTAVVAASVVLLNMPVAAQDSVATGREWRPRFEGTVVLGALFGATLVGPFDNRLKHSMQSPRLQSDRAMARTADVARVVGSSYGALILSAGVSVAGWATDRPGLTDAGWHATEAIALGGVVTSAIKYVVGRARPYAIVADGDEFAPFRGYKEDWSSMPSGHTTVAFAAASAFSAELGRSRPRAARIVRPLLYAGAVAIGASRMYEDRHWASDVIVGAGVGTFIGRRVVAHAHRRSTR
- a CDS encoding flavin reductase; translated protein: MKSPYVEGALLDGVVGLLVTETGGERNAMTVSCFSELAHHPTALWVSVATTSRTHELLLVGGTFSLSLLAADQGDVARTCGTVSGRELDKCAGLSLRAPRSPFWFLDGALTCTACEVYDRIPVGDHTIFLGTILFGEFDSRRKFRRHLLVADLRG
- a CDS encoding amidohydrolase family protein — translated: MRAHHLVLLASMVAVPRVPFAQVGGGQGTQIKPGEQCPAGMTEVRPRNCQAPTMPAPSIVDYRPRNTLKAPEHPVPKAKFPAIDYHGHPGGAYLQSAEGLAQLGQALDGLNVRMIIAANNTSGDQLKRQIDLVKASPTMKDRVRILTGIDFRNVGPGWAAKAVEQLEADVAAGAVGIGEIGKGFGLSTRKADGTRLRIDDPELDPVWAAAARLRLPVFIHTADPQEFWQPIDYNNERWLELALFPGRRYPADQYPSFEQLMEERDNLVRRNPKTTFVIAHLGWHANDLARLGRMMDGNPNLYSEVGAVLYDIGRQPRAAHDFFVRFQDRILFGKDSFQPEEYPYYWRVFETRDDYFDYYRDYHAFWKLYGIDLPDEVLKKVYFQNALRITTRLPQEGWPR
- a CDS encoding DPP IV N-terminal domain-containing protein produces the protein MHPTIPCRPVFAVALALFAPALLPAQTVRAPGARANWELAEKFNAETMRRVTYSTTVQARFIGRSDSLWYNWRDRTGNTFYLVYPPTRVKRPLFDHVKLAAALATAHRRPYDPNRLPFATVSFTRDHRNIRFTVDSTRYEWSLAGETIRNIGRPPRGDSIPPDEEREERQQGGGGGGGGGPFGPPQGDFRNWSPDSTAFVFARDHNLYLVEKGRSDTVKISTDGEKNRSFGFRDTTQVQQDDSTQGQGGRNRDPRVRANVVWSPDSRAFAVQRQDQRKVKELYLVNVLAEPRPTLSSYTYAMPGEENVAQTELYAFRRGESSVRPVNVRKWKDQRLLNVHFATGSQALRVVRRDRPQRALELIEVDLASNAIKVLITESVENANLEWQPPRYAKAGGDIVWWSERSGWGHYYLYDHNGAYRRPLTAGAWRADQIPQIDSTAGVIYVSGVGREPGENVYQRHLYKVNADGSGFSRLDEGDGDHSFTISPSKKFVVDSWSRPDLPPTSVLRDVTGRVVMPLEQMDLSQLTSMGWKPPTTFVVKAADGVTDIYGNMWKPFDFDSTKKYPIIASVYPGPQTEQVNVAFNPGGTQQQLAQLGFIVIQIGNRGGNPLRSNAYQNFSYFNLRDYALADKKAGIEQLAARHAFIDIEKVGIYGHSGGGFLTGAALMLPPYNEFFKVGVSSSGNHDNNIYNQNWSEQYHGLKAVVAGSGAARGRRAASGSGVGGAPVTLDTTIVDDSVRYEIKVPTNIELAPNLKGRILLATGDMDNNVHPGGTIRLVNALIKANKRFDFMLLPGKPHGYGDYQPYFNRAMMEYFAEHLLGDYYRSGAEIR
- a CDS encoding Gfo/Idh/MocA family oxidoreductase — translated: MMRWPSRDIWDTRTQNVCAVLSSGSVEDAEVYLTATFAHVSVTPPRVAINPNALYPIVGNIRRTGRFAVNVLGAADRDLGLRLMGLRRREPTKAAVLDVDLEERHGVAWLPAALRSVFCEVESIHDVGDHTLIVGRVIDAVPNARRRGERPLMFSRISGTQSRFPVLSHTFRRVLAETGLWHLLRKARSRLRPPPPPDIARRTFDEGGVTLEQAARVLAHGASDTGRAIAPSRAPAVLRREMHICVVGLGWGTFHLRLLREANPSARLYLCGRDADRTARLAAKLGLAGHFTGLDAALADPRIQGLTLAIPHDLHASAAQRAAVAGKHALVEKPIATSLADADAMIDAARRAGTILMCAEDMHFRPGIAEAVRRIRQGDIGEPLYLLAHAGGYRRSTGWAAQRERMGGGVLMDIGVHYVHALRLLMGEPDAVRASRAMQIDVRMEAEDSAQVTFASRLGWEAHLLTSWATSRGHLPDLVVLGDRGTIHLWPNDPCVDWFPAAMRPLTRLLSYVRPYALRDRLMKPEHQRVRTRLRGPIRTGYQGEMREFLSAIVEERAPSLPASATRRDLEIVLCAYEALAASPATITIPPLPRS
- a CDS encoding paraquat-inducible protein A → MTPRNVAAIGLTLVSLGLLWPGLTDPVLTITASITVLGQTREVFRQTQSIVESVQNLHRAGNTFVAGLILLFSITVPLIKVALLVAMLAVRRTASRRRLHAIVNSVSKWAMADVFVVGVFIAYLAARATDNLGAVAERGFYFFAAYCLTSNLAFQLLEVPVDHAS
- a CDS encoding cupin domain-containing protein; translated protein: MRRRILPVRSAAGLALVVAAVVTSFAKAQGAKSAVIFDRALPAMDGRQLNVKVVDVRYGPGGGSTPHRHGCAVTVYVVSGAMRMGVRGEPDSVYTAGQVFFERPTDIHQVGANASATDSAHFTATFVCDRPGPLTTPVPPA